Proteins encoded together in one Chthoniobacterales bacterium window:
- the ispE gene encoding 4-(cytidine 5'-diphospho)-2-C-methyl-D-erythritol kinase, which produces MQILAPAKINLNLRVLGRNETTGFHDIETWMAPLSLADELRVEPDDKPGIKLVCSDPQLDNGAGNLAWRAADLFFRQTGHAGGAAIELRKNTPHGAGLGGGSSDAAAVLLALNDAAGRPLDTAALEKLASQIGSDVAFFIRGIAAMARGRGEILEPRPLHTALDLLLIKPPFPVETAWAYGQWQSANKVPEEWVAPQLHDGIEIFNDLERPVFAKFITLAAMKLWLLEHSLVAAAGMSGSGSCMFAILRDPRGAAQLAADALAEFGTTYWTCACRTVDAGQVLGD; this is translated from the coding sequence ATGCAAATCCTTGCGCCCGCCAAAATCAACCTCAACCTGCGCGTGCTCGGCCGCAACGAAACCACGGGGTTCCACGACATCGAGACTTGGATGGCTCCCCTGTCGCTTGCCGACGAGCTGCGCGTTGAGCCGGATGACAAGCCGGGCATCAAGCTCGTTTGCAGCGACCCGCAGCTGGACAACGGGGCAGGCAACCTCGCCTGGCGGGCGGCCGATCTTTTCTTCCGCCAGACCGGCCACGCGGGCGGCGCGGCGATCGAGTTGCGCAAAAACACACCGCACGGGGCAGGCCTCGGAGGCGGGAGCAGCGACGCTGCCGCGGTGCTTTTGGCGCTGAACGATGCGGCGGGACGTCCGCTCGACACGGCAGCGCTGGAAAAGCTGGCCTCGCAAATCGGGTCGGATGTCGCGTTCTTCATCCGCGGAATCGCCGCCATGGCGCGGGGTCGCGGCGAAATCCTCGAACCACGCCCTCTGCACACCGCGCTCGACCTTTTGCTGATCAAGCCGCCCTTCCCCGTGGAGACGGCTTGGGCCTACGGTCAATGGCAGTCCGCGAACAAGGTCCCCGAGGAATGGGTCGCGCCGCAACTTCACGACGGGATCGAGATCTTCAACGACTTGGAACGCCCGGTCTTCGCCAAGTTTATCACGCTGGCCGCGATGAAACTTTGGCTGCTCGAGCACTCGCTCGTCGCTGCAGCAGGCATGTCCGGATCGGGATCGTGCATGTTCGCGATTCTCCGCGACCCCCGCGGCGCGGCACAACTCGCCGCGGATGCTCTCGCGGAATTCGGCACGACCTACTGGACGTGTGCTTGCCGGACCGTGGATGCAGGACAAGTCCTTGGGGATTGA
- the pyrF gene encoding orotidine-5'-phosphate decarboxylase: MIHGSSSHGQAEIIVALDEPSFDDALKLMDRLEGRARFYKVGLQLFTAAGPAAVEAVKARGARVFLDLKLHDIPNTVASAVKSARGLGVDLCTIHLSGGPEMAAAATEAAGDALTILGVTVLTSSNIETLEACGVHGSVGEQVMRLAKMGYSAGVRGFVASALELPLLRAELGEDPLLVIPGVRPAGADAGDQKRTATPADVVRGGATHLVIGRPISRADDPRGAFDRITLEMAG, from the coding sequence ATGATCCACGGATCCTCCTCGCACGGCCAAGCGGAAATCATCGTCGCGCTTGACGAGCCTTCGTTCGACGATGCCTTGAAATTGATGGACCGGCTCGAGGGTCGCGCCCGATTCTACAAGGTCGGCCTGCAGCTTTTCACCGCGGCGGGTCCGGCGGCGGTTGAGGCTGTCAAGGCCCGCGGCGCCCGCGTTTTCCTCGACCTGAAACTGCACGACATCCCCAACACCGTCGCCTCGGCGGTGAAGTCTGCGCGCGGACTCGGCGTGGATCTTTGCACCATCCACCTCTCGGGCGGACCCGAGATGGCTGCCGCCGCAACCGAAGCGGCGGGCGATGCTCTCACCATCCTTGGCGTCACTGTGCTGACCAGCTCCAACATCGAAACGCTCGAGGCGTGCGGCGTCCACGGCAGCGTGGGAGAACAAGTGATGCGGCTCGCCAAGATGGGGTATTCCGCCGGCGTGCGCGGATTTGTCGCCAGCGCACTCGAATTGCCGCTTTTGCGCGCGGAACTCGGCGAAGATCCGCTGCTGGTCATTCCCGGTGTGCGCCCCGCAGGCGCGGACGCCGGCGATCAAAAGCGCACAGCCACTCCCGCCGACGTCGTGCGCGGGGGCGCTACGCATTTGGTGATCGGGCGCCCGATTTCGCGCGCGGATGATCCGAGGGGGGCTTTTGACCGGATTACATTGGAGATGGCCGGTTGA
- a CDS encoding type II toxin-antitoxin system prevent-host-death family antitoxin → MKVLNIHQAKTHLSRLIEEAVKGETVVVAKAGKPMIQLVPVAASGGDRPLGLLASQSKESADCWAPDKEVERWFYGDEKTEAPRVAE, encoded by the coding sequence ATGAAGGTGTTGAACATACACCAAGCCAAGACGCATTTGTCTCGCTTGATTGAGGAGGCAGTGAAAGGCGAGACGGTGGTGGTGGCCAAAGCGGGAAAGCCGATGATCCAACTTGTGCCCGTGGCTGCGTCCGGTGGTGATCGGCCGCTCGGCCTTCTTGCTTCACAGTCCAAGGAGTCTGCTGATTGCTGGGCGCCAGACAAAGAAGTGGAGCGGTGGTTCTACGGCGACGAGAAGACGGAAGCCCCGCGGGTAGCGGAGTGA
- a CDS encoding type II toxin-antitoxin system VapC family toxin codes for MRILLDSHALLWALIAPDKLSAAAAREIRSAANNVWFSPASVWELEIKRAQGKLELPDNWLEAVERARFVELPIRGSHGMLAGRLPWHHRDPFDRMLIAQALVEDLRLATRDRLAASYGVKVLEA; via the coding sequence GTGAGGATCTTGCTCGACTCCCACGCCCTGCTCTGGGCTTTGATTGCGCCGGACAAATTATCCGCGGCCGCCGCGCGCGAGATTCGTTCCGCAGCCAACAACGTGTGGTTCAGTCCGGCCTCGGTCTGGGAACTGGAGATCAAGCGCGCGCAGGGGAAACTGGAGTTGCCGGACAACTGGCTTGAAGCGGTTGAGCGTGCACGTTTTGTCGAACTTCCGATCCGCGGCAGTCATGGCATGCTGGCTGGGCGCCTGCCGTGGCACCATCGCGACCCATTCGATCGAATGTTGATCGCGCAGGCCTTGGTGGAGGACCTTCGTTTGGCGACTCGTGATCGTTTGGCCGCGAGCTATGGCGTCAAGGTGCTCGAAGCCTGA
- a CDS encoding YajQ family cyclic di-GMP-binding protein, with the protein MPTFDIVSEIDRQEILNAVDQARRELANRFDFKGSEAKLEIEKDGNLRLTAEDASRLKGLREIAVSKLAKRNIDLRNVEQKDPDISPLGHARQLFVFKQGLEGDKAKEISKFLKASGLKIQSTLQDKQIRVTGKKRDDLQAAIAALRAKDFGVSLNYTNFRD; encoded by the coding sequence ACATTGTTTCCGAAATCGACCGTCAGGAGATCCTCAACGCCGTGGATCAGGCGCGCCGCGAGCTGGCCAACCGCTTCGACTTCAAGGGCTCGGAGGCCAAGCTTGAGATCGAGAAGGACGGAAACCTCCGTCTCACGGCCGAGGACGCTTCGCGGCTCAAAGGCCTGCGCGAGATCGCCGTCTCCAAATTGGCCAAACGCAACATCGATCTGCGCAATGTGGAGCAAAAGGATCCCGACATTTCCCCGCTCGGCCACGCGCGGCAGTTGTTCGTTTTCAAGCAGGGACTCGAGGGCGACAAAGCCAAAGAGATTTCGAAATTCCTCAAAGCTTCCGGGCTGAAAATCCAATCCACCCTGCAGGACAAACAAATCCGTGTGACCGGAAAAAAGAGAGACGATCTCCAAGCGGCCATCGCCGCACTCCGGGCCAAGGATTTCGGCGTTTCGCTTAACTACACCAATTTCCGGGACTGA